The following proteins are co-located in the Conyzicola lurida genome:
- a CDS encoding stealth family protein, translating to MSKLSGGEVAPVPSSWPRTLSRSDVVLHKGQLTLVNSQLTPTESMVEDLLFVRRVLDDAGLEYLLVRGNDERPVLAVDWKQRAVLQEALATAMATEPFYSKTIDPHAGPALFIADGRLSSDEKARVFRLFRPRVEPVGRLRYGASTGVQLELWSFTEDEIIAPVENSLTRRTIPRHELVESTVERYGMSWRTAEPMFDRLASDITFDIDIVFSWVDGTDLEFQRARARRMQSYVVGEGDDHEARFRQIDELRYALRSVYVFAPWIRRIFIATDSPTPHWLADHPKVTVVRSEEFFSDPSVLPTHNSQAVESQLHNIPGLAEHFLYSNDDMFFGRPVTPDMFFSPGGITRFIEAETRIGLGGSTPERSGFENAARVNRNVLLERFGVTITRHLEHAATPLRKSVLAELEREFPEEFTRTAANAFRNREDISVTNSLYHYYALVTGRAVAQTDARVKYVDTTTRAGLKVMDGLLKKRSYDMFCLNDGSFPEVDGETRTVAVKSFLNRYFAIVAPWEKPERVVGEQAG from the coding sequence ATGAGCAAACTCAGTGGGGGAGAAGTAGCGCCGGTGCCGTCGTCCTGGCCGCGCACACTGTCGCGCAGCGATGTCGTCCTGCACAAGGGACAGCTGACGCTCGTGAACTCCCAACTGACGCCGACCGAGTCGATGGTCGAAGACCTCCTCTTCGTGCGCCGCGTGCTCGACGACGCCGGGCTCGAGTACCTGCTCGTGCGCGGCAACGACGAGCGCCCCGTGCTCGCTGTCGACTGGAAGCAGCGTGCCGTCCTGCAGGAGGCACTGGCCACCGCGATGGCGACGGAGCCCTTCTACTCCAAGACGATCGATCCGCACGCGGGTCCCGCCCTGTTCATCGCCGACGGCCGCCTCTCCTCCGACGAGAAGGCGCGCGTCTTCCGGCTCTTCCGCCCGCGCGTCGAGCCGGTCGGCCGCCTCCGCTACGGAGCCTCCACCGGAGTGCAGCTCGAGCTCTGGTCGTTCACCGAGGACGAGATCATCGCTCCGGTGGAGAACTCGCTCACCCGCCGCACGATCCCGCGTCACGAGCTGGTCGAGTCGACCGTCGAGCGCTACGGCATGAGCTGGCGCACGGCCGAGCCGATGTTCGACCGTCTCGCCTCCGACATCACGTTCGACATCGACATCGTCTTCTCCTGGGTCGACGGCACCGACCTGGAATTCCAGCGGGCCCGCGCGCGTCGTATGCAGAGCTACGTGGTGGGCGAGGGCGACGACCACGAGGCACGCTTCCGCCAGATCGACGAACTGCGCTACGCACTGCGCAGCGTCTACGTCTTCGCGCCGTGGATCCGCCGCATCTTCATCGCGACCGACTCTCCGACCCCGCACTGGCTCGCCGACCACCCCAAGGTGACCGTCGTGCGCAGCGAAGAATTCTTCTCCGACCCCTCCGTGCTGCCGACCCACAACTCGCAGGCGGTGGAGAGCCAGCTGCACAACATCCCGGGGCTCGCCGAGCACTTCCTCTACTCCAACGACGACATGTTCTTCGGCCGCCCGGTCACCCCCGACATGTTCTTCTCGCCCGGCGGCATCACGCGCTTCATCGAGGCGGAGACCCGCATCGGCCTCGGCGGCAGCACCCCCGAGCGCAGCGGATTCGAGAACGCCGCCCGTGTCAACCGCAACGTGCTGCTCGAGCGCTTCGGCGTCACCATCACCCGCCACCTCGAGCACGCCGCGACCCCGCTGCGCAAGAGCGTGCTGGCCGAGCTCGAGCGCGAGTTCCCCGAGGAATTCACCCGCACGGCGGCCAACGCCTTCCGCAACCGCGAGGACATCTCGGTCACCAACTCGCTCTACCACTACTACGCGCTCGTCACCGGCCGCGCGGTCGCCCAGACCGACGCCAGGGTCAAGTACGTCGACACCACGACGCGCGCCGGACTCAAGGTCATGGACGGCCTTCTGAAGAAGCGCTCGTACGACATGTTCTGCCTCAATGACGGCAGCTTCCCCGAGGTCGACGGCGAGACGCGCACCGTCGCGGTGAAGAGTTTCCTCAACCGCTACTTCGCGATCGTCGCCCCGTGGGAGAAGCCCGAGCGCGTCGTCGGCGAACAGGCGGGCTGA
- a CDS encoding phosphodiesterase: MSPRTAEYSRPDHFILHLSDTHFVAEGPLYGSTVESERNLRQLFDELEASGGRPEAIVITGDLADKGDPAAYEQLKAIVEPAAARLDAQVVWVMGNHDDRGNFREGLLGQTHLGPDQKAAPIDRVYNVNGLRIISLDSTVPGHHHGEISDAQLDWLAEELSVPSLHGTILAMHHPPVPSVLDLAVMVELRDQAGLAEVLQGSDVRSIIAGHLHYSSTATFAGIPVSVASATCYTQDLNVPVGGTKARDGAQAFNLVHVYRDTVLHSVVPLGTYAEVSYVSAEETAAILRREGVRIAPSTATAVEEDTLLTVPIDIIRAVTAGQESVRQERVG, translated from the coding sequence ATGAGCCCCAGAACGGCGGAGTACTCTCGGCCGGACCACTTCATTCTCCACCTGAGCGACACGCACTTCGTCGCTGAAGGCCCCCTCTACGGATCCACGGTCGAGAGCGAGCGCAATCTGCGCCAGCTGTTCGACGAGCTGGAGGCATCGGGCGGACGCCCCGAGGCCATCGTCATCACCGGCGATCTCGCCGACAAGGGCGATCCCGCCGCGTACGAGCAGCTCAAGGCGATCGTCGAACCGGCAGCGGCACGGCTCGACGCGCAGGTCGTCTGGGTCATGGGCAACCACGACGACCGCGGCAACTTCCGCGAGGGGCTGCTCGGCCAGACCCACCTCGGCCCCGACCAGAAGGCCGCACCGATCGACCGCGTCTACAACGTCAACGGCCTGCGCATCATCTCCCTCGACTCGACCGTGCCGGGCCACCACCACGGCGAGATCAGCGACGCCCAGCTCGACTGGCTCGCCGAGGAACTCAGCGTGCCGTCGCTGCACGGTACGATCCTCGCCATGCACCACCCGCCGGTCCCGAGCGTGCTCGACCTCGCCGTGATGGTGGAGCTGCGCGACCAGGCCGGCCTCGCCGAGGTGCTGCAGGGCTCCGACGTGCGCAGCATCATCGCCGGACACCTGCACTACTCGTCGACCGCGACATTCGCGGGCATCCCCGTCTCCGTCGCCTCGGCCACCTGCTACACGCAGGACCTCAACGTGCCGGTCGGCGGCACCAAAGCCCGCGACGGTGCCCAGGCGTTCAACCTCGTGCACGTCTACCGCGACACCGTGCTGCACTCGGTCGTGCCGCTCGGCACGTACGCCGAGGTCAGCTACGTCTCCGCCGAGGAGACCGCGGCGATCCTGCGGCGCGAGGGCGTGCGCATCGCGCCGTCCACCGCGACGGCCGTCGAGGAAGACACCCTGCTGACGGTGCCGATCGACATCATCCGCGCGGTCACCGCCGGTCAGGAAAGCGTCCGTCAGGAACGCGTCGGCTAG
- a CDS encoding DUF6804 family protein, translated as MSATYPTPQFRRTALAPGILGAIVLLAGIGLLGSDGHTVILFAVAILALIMCVFAWQAKQWWWIIGFAPIAVVWNPIYPLGLEGDIWLGAQYVAALVFIAAGILIKIRNPEDRNRR; from the coding sequence ATGAGCGCCACGTACCCCACACCCCAGTTCCGGCGCACGGCGCTCGCTCCCGGCATCCTCGGAGCCATCGTCCTACTCGCGGGAATCGGGCTCCTCGGCTCCGACGGCCACACGGTGATCCTGTTCGCCGTCGCCATCCTCGCGCTCATCATGTGCGTGTTCGCCTGGCAGGCGAAGCAGTGGTGGTGGATCATCGGCTTCGCGCCGATCGCCGTTGTCTGGAACCCGATCTACCCGCTCGGCCTCGAGGGCGACATCTGGCTCGGCGCCCAGTACGTGGCCGCGCTGGTCTTCATCGCCGCCGGCATCCTCATCAAAATCCGCAACCCCGAGGACCGTAACCGCCGCTGA